Below is a window of Quercus robur chromosome 6, dhQueRobu3.1, whole genome shotgun sequence DNA.
ctttctGCGTCATACATTCAACCCTTTCATTAACAATCTGCGCCAAATCACTCTCCCTCTCATTAAGCTTCTTTAAAAGTACAAAGATATCTAAGAGGTTTTTCCTTCACCACGCACCAAACTCTTCATCTTATGGTTATTTTACAGACACATGGTTTCTCTTATGTGTCATAACTTATATAATTAGTCAGAACCAagaaccctctctctctctctctctctctctctctactgaAAAAGAGAACCCTCTTACGCCATGGACAACATAAACCACCATAATAAGCTCATAGACAACAGTTGGAATCTTGACCTTGCTATAGAAGAACCCATCCACCATCAACaccaaatttcctttgattccttttGGCCAAACCACTCTCTTCAAACCCATCAATTCCaatcctcatcatcatccaaCCATATTATTCCCACTACAAATAATGTATTTTCTGATCCCGTTGGGAGCCAAATGGAAGTAGaactagaagaagaagaagaagagctcGGAGCCATGAAGGAAATGATGTACAAGATTGCAGCTATGCAGCCAGTGGACATTGATCCAGCCACAATCCGAAAGCCAAAAAGGCGAAACGTTCGGATTAGTGATGATCCTCAGAGCGTGGCCGCGCGTCACAGAAGGGAAAGGATAAGCGAGAAAATTCGAATCCTTCAAAGACTTGTCCCAGGTGGTACTAAAATGGACACAGCTTCTATGTTAGATGAAGCAATTCGCTATGTCAAGTTCTTGAAGAAACAAATCCGTTTGTTACAATCAACTCAGAATCCACAATGCATGGAAGCTCCTATGGGAAACTTAGTCCATGGAGTTTGGCCATTTACACTCAATAAACCTCATGGCTCTACTTCCATGGACCCTCAAGCCGGAACTACAGGATTCACCTATATAAACAAAGGGAGCAACCAGCTGGGAGAAACCTAGCTGCTAGCTAGCTTGGCATTAAGAGGTAATTAGCTAGTGATTAGTGGCTAATGATTGTGTTCTAATTGTAATAAGGAAGTGTGCATATGGTGAtgaattttgtgtaaaaaagaAAGTGATATATAATTTTAGGGTCATGTGGAGAACAAAAGTTGTTAGGATATTGTTGACTAAAGGCTGTGGAATAATCATAACAGTTAGCTAGACTTACGTACAACCATTTATATAATATAGAATAAGGCCTATGGAGTGTGAAAGTTGGCCGGAAAGTTTGTTTGGCAGACTCTCTTCCGGGAATAAAACAGTGACGTTAAATACAATTGAA
It encodes the following:
- the LOC126689685 gene encoding transcription factor HEC3-like codes for the protein MDNINHHNKLIDNSWNLDLAIEEPIHHQHQISFDSFWPNHSLQTHQFQSSSSSNHIIPTTNNVFSDPVGSQMEVELEEEEEELGAMKEMMYKIAAMQPVDIDPATIRKPKRRNVRISDDPQSVAARHRRERISEKIRILQRLVPGGTKMDTASMLDEAIRYVKFLKKQIRLLQSTQNPQCMEAPMGNLVHGVWPFTLNKPHGSTSMDPQAGTTGFTYINKGSNQLGET